Proteins found in one Sporosarcina jeotgali genomic segment:
- a CDS encoding Ig-like domain-containing protein: MSKKQFKAIVSYLFLTAAMLVAIGIGGARFHAAHAETSMAAEDVYLTPMEISDLMKPWTITFSQPVSTIDFKEGFVYILKNNREQVKTVPSFSADGRVLTLTPVLPYECNQDYVVKVTKDVTSAKGSKLSRGMLRSFYCTNPDTIVPRSAADIQKKWNQLKPVYSGPLFEDEPLATAPYKKGKLASGVSEDAKNMVNFIRYLAYLEESARIDEDYESAAQAAAVVNAANGTISHAPKLPSGMPNALYEEGFRGASTSNLAMGYESIISSIRKGYMSDADTSNRDRVGHRRWILSSHLESIGFGMAYSQAGRASSAMKVFGDTARVLPYTEISWPAKGQMPASFVGENDPWSISLNPDVYDASSAQDLKVTLTRQRDGRTWKFTALGETSDGYFNIDYGNYGHTPFTVIVQPKATGGYIPGDVYDLKITGLQGIDGQPFVYMQTTSFFELKE; the protein is encoded by the coding sequence ATGAGTAAAAAACAATTTAAAGCAATCGTATCCTATCTTTTTTTAACTGCAGCTATGCTTGTGGCGATCGGAATCGGGGGAGCGAGGTTCCACGCTGCGCATGCTGAAACTTCTATGGCAGCAGAGGATGTCTATTTAACACCAATGGAAATCTCTGATCTGATGAAGCCGTGGACTATCACTTTTTCACAGCCAGTTTCAACAATTGACTTTAAAGAGGGCTTTGTCTATATCCTGAAAAACAATAGAGAGCAGGTGAAAACTGTTCCTTCTTTTTCAGCAGATGGACGAGTCTTGACGCTCACCCCCGTTTTGCCATATGAATGCAATCAAGATTATGTGGTAAAAGTGACGAAAGATGTCACTAGTGCCAAGGGGAGTAAGCTTTCACGCGGAATGCTGCGTTCTTTCTATTGCACAAATCCCGATACCATTGTGCCAAGAAGTGCAGCGGACATACAGAAGAAATGGAACCAGCTGAAACCTGTCTATTCTGGACCGCTCTTTGAAGACGAACCTCTCGCAACTGCGCCGTATAAGAAAGGGAAGCTGGCGTCTGGAGTTTCTGAAGATGCGAAGAATATGGTGAATTTCATACGGTATCTAGCTTATTTAGAGGAAAGTGCCCGTATTGATGAGGATTATGAGAGCGCAGCTCAAGCAGCTGCAGTCGTCAACGCCGCGAATGGTACAATTTCCCACGCGCCGAAGTTACCTAGTGGTATGCCAAATGCATTGTATGAAGAGGGTTTCCGTGGTGCCAGTACAAGTAACTTAGCGATGGGATATGAGTCTATCATTTCTTCTATTAGAAAAGGGTATATGTCTGATGCCGATACGAGTAATCGTGATAGAGTGGGACATCGCAGATGGATTTTGTCTTCTCACTTAGAATCGATCGGTTTTGGGATGGCTTATTCGCAAGCAGGGCGCGCATCTTCAGCCATGAAGGTATTTGGAGACACTGCTAGAGTTCTGCCCTATACAGAAATTTCTTGGCCGGCTAAAGGTCAGATGCCTGCGAGTTTTGTGGGGGAAAATGATCCATGGTCCATTTCGCTAAATCCTGATGTGTACGATGCTTCCTCTGCACAGGACCTGAAAGTTACGTTGACTCGTCAAAGAGATGGACGTACTTGGAAATTTACAGCACTTGGAGAAACTTCGGATGGCTATTTCAATATTGACTATGGGAATTATGGCCACACACCTTTTACGGTAATTGTTCAGCCGAAAGCAACGGGAGGATATATACCTGGTGATGTCTACGATTTGAAAATTACTGGACTGCAAGGAATCGATGGACAGCCATTCGTGTATATGCAAACTACTTCGTTTTTTGAGTTGAAGGAGTGA
- a CDS encoding glucosaminidase domain-containing protein: MANSKLLPSQTVTNQSYYYVKNGSIYHNLYSHSGKKFEVYEAGKAPGFMEEGKKYYSTDSANFTSESGKFVGTAHQYFQYLPLLSKTSYTAEEIDVYIMKKLQQLEKDYPNNPDYKNASQRSKLIGIGTLLKQMESTYHVNALHVLGISQNESTYGLSDHAQKNNNLFGLYVSDTNPANKQFSSIEANVKELMTAFLTKNYLPPKGAYANGTNLGNKAVGVNVKYASDPYWGSKIAGHMYRIDREMGGHELANPKDIRIANTKSLKFRLDPSTNQDYAYHYKNIGMPLTVIDDQIAEAPWMIVQSDIAPHGVLYTHGDFVDKLQLP; this comes from the coding sequence ATGGCGAATAGTAAACTGCTGCCGTCACAAACTGTAACGAATCAGTCGTATTACTACGTAAAGAACGGTTCAATATACCACAATCTTTATTCTCATTCTGGTAAAAAGTTTGAGGTTTACGAAGCGGGAAAAGCTCCTGGCTTCATGGAAGAAGGAAAAAAGTATTACAGCACTGACAGCGCTAATTTTACAAGTGAATCAGGCAAATTTGTGGGTACTGCACATCAGTATTTTCAGTACTTGCCATTGCTAAGTAAGACAAGCTATACGGCAGAAGAGATTGATGTGTATATTATGAAGAAACTTCAGCAACTTGAAAAAGACTATCCAAATAATCCAGACTATAAAAATGCAAGTCAACGCAGTAAACTAATTGGAATCGGGACGCTGTTAAAACAAATGGAGAGCACATATCATGTCAATGCCCTCCACGTATTAGGCATCTCACAGAATGAAAGTACTTATGGGTTAAGTGACCATGCTCAAAAGAATAACAACTTATTTGGTTTGTATGTCTCAGATACAAATCCAGCGAATAAACAATTTTCAAGCATTGAAGCAAATGTGAAGGAGCTTATGACAGCTTTTTTAACGAAAAATTATTTACCTCCTAAAGGGGCCTATGCAAATGGGACTAATCTTGGAAACAAAGCGGTGGGGGTAAATGTAAAGTATGCATCGGATCCATACTGGGGTTCTAAAATTGCGGGGCACATGTACCGCATAGACCGTGAAATGGGCGGACATGAACTTGCGAATCCTAAGGATATCCGAATTGCCAACACGAAGTCTTTAAAATTTCGGTTGGATCCTAGTACAAATCAGGACTATGCGTATCACTATAAAAATATTGGAATGCCGCTAACCGTTATTGACGATCAAATTGCCGAAGCGCCATGGATGATAGTCCAGTCTGATATTGCGCCGCATGGTGTGTTGTACACGCATGGGGATTTTGTAGACAAGTTGCAACTGCCTTGA
- the tnpB gene encoding IS66 family insertion sequence element accessory protein TnpB (TnpB, as the term is used for proteins encoded by IS66 family insertion elements, is considered an accessory protein, since TnpC, encoded by a neighboring gene, is a DDE family transposase.): MRQDYTDVQNIYIVCGKTDMRKGIDGLATLIQDSFDLDPYGDSIFLFAGGKKDRYKCLYFDGDGFAMLYKRLDAGKLQWPRSEREVKNLTQQELRWLLEWLAIQQPRAIAPSLKSSF; encoded by the coding sequence ATGAGGCAAGATTATACAGATGTTCAGAATATCTATATTGTCTGCGGAAAAACAGACATGCGAAAAGGAATTGATGGACTCGCTACACTCATTCAAGATTCCTTTGATTTAGATCCATATGGTGATTCTATTTTTCTGTTCGCAGGTGGAAAAAAGGATCGATATAAATGTCTATATTTCGATGGTGATGGTTTCGCTATGTTGTATAAAAGACTCGATGCCGGAAAACTTCAATGGCCACGTAGTGAGCGGGAAGTGAAAAATCTAACGCAGCAAGAACTTCGTTGGTTGCTCGAATGGTTAGCTATTCAGCAGCCAAGAGCGATTGCTCCTTCATTAAAAAGCTCCTTTTAA
- the tnpC gene encoding IS66 family transposase: protein MANRTSEQALEKVISMLEEQLAHSNQQNEQQSKQIEKLTEQVQHLTKMLFGSKSEKSRYNVPDGQSSLFDEEEDPFHDSEQTEDQSQQVISYTVVRKASKKKRNDHFHEGVETEVVHHYPDLLTCSCCQNDLARIGGIVVREEAEFIPAKLKRIQHMEHSYECKHCKLDSSIAANIVRGKAPQPVIQRSLAGPSVLAKVISDKYNLYLPLYRQVKEWLRHGLETNDKNLSNWVIKVSNEWLLPLYQRMTSLAMRRTVLHVDETTAQVIYRPDGKPGNTKAYNWVYKTVPCQGPVMVLFHSSLSRAREVLKNFLGDYKGTIICDGYSAYGGLPGVTFANCWAHVRRYWLKVDSKNGRIGVDYCNQLYRLENKFREMRPGKRRRMRKKYSKPIVTAFFKWIEESHFYGKNAIATATDYTLKRKDELQRFLFDGRIEIDNNPAENAIRPNVLGRKNWLFSVSEAGAQANAICLSLAETAKIHGIDFYAYLKKVLTDLPSLHFQQTSELLDAYFPWSPQIQETCKLR, encoded by the coding sequence ATGGCCAATCGTACCTCTGAACAAGCATTGGAAAAAGTCATCAGTATGTTGGAAGAGCAATTGGCGCATTCCAATCAACAGAATGAACAGCAGTCCAAGCAAATCGAAAAACTAACTGAGCAGGTTCAGCACTTGACGAAGATGCTTTTTGGATCAAAATCCGAGAAATCAAGATACAATGTGCCCGACGGGCAAAGCTCTTTGTTCGATGAGGAAGAGGACCCTTTTCACGATTCTGAGCAAACAGAAGATCAAAGCCAACAGGTGATTTCTTACACTGTTGTTCGTAAAGCATCGAAGAAGAAGCGGAATGACCATTTTCATGAAGGTGTGGAAACGGAAGTTGTTCATCATTATCCTGACCTACTCACCTGTAGCTGTTGTCAAAATGATTTGGCAAGAATCGGTGGGATAGTCGTTCGAGAAGAAGCAGAATTCATCCCTGCCAAACTGAAACGTATTCAGCATATGGAGCACTCCTATGAATGCAAACACTGCAAACTAGATAGTTCTATAGCAGCCAACATCGTGCGCGGAAAGGCACCTCAACCGGTGATTCAACGGAGTCTCGCAGGTCCAAGTGTGCTAGCCAAGGTCATATCAGACAAATATAATCTTTATCTTCCTCTATATCGTCAGGTAAAAGAATGGCTTCGTCATGGGTTGGAAACGAATGATAAAAATCTATCCAACTGGGTGATCAAGGTTTCAAATGAGTGGCTATTGCCTTTATACCAACGGATGACTTCACTAGCGATGCGAAGGACTGTCCTACATGTTGACGAGACAACAGCGCAAGTGATTTATCGGCCTGATGGAAAGCCTGGGAACACGAAGGCATACAATTGGGTCTACAAAACTGTTCCCTGCCAAGGACCTGTGATGGTGCTTTTCCATAGTTCGCTATCGCGAGCACGAGAAGTTCTGAAGAACTTCCTTGGTGATTACAAAGGAACAATCATTTGTGATGGCTATTCTGCATACGGCGGTTTACCAGGTGTCACCTTTGCCAACTGTTGGGCGCATGTTCGTCGTTATTGGCTGAAAGTCGACAGTAAGAATGGTAGGATTGGCGTCGACTATTGCAATCAACTCTATCGACTTGAGAACAAATTCAGAGAAATGCGTCCTGGCAAAAGGCGACGAATGCGAAAGAAGTATTCCAAACCGATTGTGACCGCCTTTTTTAAATGGATAGAAGAAAGTCATTTCTATGGGAAGAATGCGATTGCCACTGCAACTGACTATACATTGAAAAGAAAAGATGAACTCCAACGTTTTCTTTTCGATGGGCGGATTGAAATTGATAATAATCCAGCTGAAAATGCCATCCGTCCCAATGTTCTGGGTCGGAAAAACTGGCTTTTTTCTGTCAGTGAAGCAGGTGCTCAAGCAAATGCGATCTGTTTGAGTTTGGCTGAGACTGCAAAAATCCATGGAATCGATTTCTATGCATATTTGAAAAAAGTATTAACGGATTTGCCGTCTCTTCATTTCCAGCAGACTTCTGAACTATTGGATGCTTATTTTCCGTGGTCGCCGCAAATTCAAGAAACATGTAAATTGAGATAG
- a CDS encoding Ig-like domain-containing protein: MRKVFNVFAIALMVVFTALTSFQPNVQAAGNGEWKVIESKTTSDVNKPWTITLSKEVDATSVKANENVYVLTDLNEKKTVQTEVSGNTIKVIPSSSYETGKTYELLILDTVKSKNGTSLKNTKFKFSVNTEQGSADVKITKPGVYGGTSANPKVYTGDVYVESDGVSVKHAVITGNLIVTNAVDAHFKPSEKTMPFSNSSRLHTVHF, translated from the coding sequence ATGAGAAAAGTGTTTAATGTGTTTGCAATTGCTTTGATGGTAGTCTTCACTGCGCTTACAAGTTTTCAGCCAAATGTACAGGCTGCGGGTAACGGAGAGTGGAAAGTAATTGAGTCAAAAACGACTAGTGACGTCAATAAGCCGTGGACAATTACACTTTCTAAAGAAGTTGATGCAACTTCCGTAAAGGCAAATGAGAACGTCTATGTGCTGACTGATTTAAACGAGAAAAAAACAGTGCAGACGGAGGTATCTGGAAACACCATTAAAGTTATACCGTCCAGCTCATATGAAACTGGAAAAACGTATGAATTGTTAATATTAGATACCGTGAAGTCAAAGAACGGTACTTCATTAAAAAACACAAAGTTCAAGTTCTCTGTGAATACTGAGCAGGGATCTGCCGATGTGAAAATCACAAAACCTGGTGTTTATGGGGGGACCTCTGCTAATCCTAAAGTCTATACAGGTGATGTTTATGTAGAAAGCGATGGGGTTAGTGTAAAGCATGCTGTTATAACAGGTAATTTAATTGTAACAAATGCTGTAGACGCTCACTTTAAACCATCAGAAAAGACTATGCCTTTTTCAAATTCCTCCAGATTGCACACTGTACACTTCTGA
- a CDS encoding DUF6431 domain-containing protein, with product MIISHNFGIGLKEYQERGISNAFPLFDHCPHCHCVSHGNIHRHGFYWRNGVNDELTVRIPICRMKCLMCQTSFSILPDFLLPYFQYTLFTILSRIKRVLDGKKNNTYWQLLHFHLKRYLKNLKWIHSYFIDNGSVSGISCDERKEAKKYMKRILDFGESSFLRRSWGHLSKYFMAH from the coding sequence ATGATCATTTCTCATAACTTTGGAATCGGATTAAAAGAATATCAAGAACGAGGGATTTCCAACGCATTTCCTCTATTTGATCACTGTCCACATTGTCATTGTGTATCACATGGAAACATCCATCGTCACGGATTCTATTGGAGAAATGGAGTGAATGATGAACTAACCGTTAGAATTCCCATTTGTCGTATGAAATGTTTGATGTGTCAAACGAGTTTTTCCATCTTGCCTGACTTTCTTCTCCCATACTTCCAATACACGCTTTTTACGATTCTTAGCCGTATTAAACGCGTTCTTGATGGAAAGAAGAACAATACTTATTGGCAATTACTACACTTTCATTTGAAACGTTATTTGAAGAATTTAAAATGGATTCATAGCTATTTCATAGACAATGGGAGTGTTTCGGGGATTTCTTGCGATGAAAGAAAAGAAGCCAAAAAATATATGAAAAGGATCCTGGATTTTGGCGAATCCTCCTTCTTACGAAGGAGCTGGGGTCACTTATCAAAATATTTTATGGCACATTAA
- a CDS encoding DDE-type integrase/transposase/recombinase produces the protein MNEKTRDEVALFRYGLIAPLVNQQVEAKTYLNEIEGKMHMVPHYGERKIAAKTVQEWLLHYRRNGFEALKPKKRADRGVSRRLSSDEQDHLLDKRKKSLHMPISVFYEQLIKKGEINKNEVSYSTINRLLKKHNLVGKHIGVTQERKRFAHDKVNVLWQADLSHGPYLTIKEKSVKTFLIAYIDDCSRLVPYGQFFTSEKFDGLRVVTKEALIRRGKPTIIYADNGKIYRSETLQYACAQIGITLAHTQPYDPQSKGKIERFFKTVQTRFYPLLRKDPVHSVEELNERFWRWLEEDYHRRVHASLEGQTPHEVFQSQLDHVTFLEDIDVLDTIFLKREHRKVKADSTITLNKKLYEVPNRFIGESIDIRIDDKGVYIFEEDKRVGEAILVNVHDNAHVKRTRSPFSVAIHSEENGGKTHV, from the coding sequence ATGAATGAAAAAACAAGAGATGAAGTGGCCTTGTTTCGTTACGGCCTCATTGCGCCATTAGTAAATCAACAAGTTGAGGCAAAGACGTATTTGAATGAGATTGAAGGAAAGATGCATATGGTTCCACATTATGGTGAACGTAAAATCGCAGCTAAAACTGTACAGGAGTGGCTACTTCACTATCGAAGAAATGGCTTTGAAGCGTTAAAACCAAAGAAGCGTGCAGATCGAGGCGTATCAAGGAGGCTCTCGTCAGATGAACAGGATCATCTACTGGACAAACGAAAAAAATCCCTCCATATGCCCATCAGCGTCTTCTACGAACAACTGATTAAGAAAGGAGAGATCAACAAAAATGAAGTTTCATACTCTACTATAAATCGATTATTGAAAAAACACAACCTTGTGGGGAAACATATTGGAGTAACGCAGGAAAGAAAACGATTTGCCCACGACAAAGTAAACGTACTATGGCAGGCAGACTTATCCCATGGACCGTACCTAACGATAAAAGAGAAAAGCGTAAAAACCTTTTTGATCGCCTATATAGACGATTGTTCAAGGTTAGTGCCCTACGGGCAGTTTTTCACATCGGAAAAGTTTGATGGATTACGTGTTGTCACAAAGGAAGCATTAATTAGACGGGGCAAGCCAACCATTATTTACGCAGATAACGGTAAGATTTATCGCTCCGAAACATTACAGTATGCCTGTGCTCAAATAGGCATCACGCTCGCACACACACAGCCCTATGATCCTCAAAGTAAAGGCAAAATAGAAAGGTTTTTCAAAACCGTCCAGACACGTTTCTATCCGCTTTTAAGAAAAGATCCTGTCCATTCTGTAGAGGAGTTAAATGAGCGCTTCTGGCGATGGCTAGAAGAAGATTATCACCGTAGAGTGCATGCTTCCCTTGAAGGACAAACCCCTCATGAGGTCTTTCAGTCTCAGCTTGATCATGTAACCTTCCTTGAGGATATCGATGTGCTAGATACAATTTTCTTGAAACGTGAGCATAGGAAAGTAAAAGCAGACAGCACAATTACGCTAAATAAGAAACTGTATGAAGTACCCAATCGCTTCATAGGGGAGTCGATTGATATACGAATCGATGATAAAGGGGTTTATATTTTTGAAGAAGATAAACGTGTGGGAGAAGCAATCCTGGTCAACGTACATGACAACGCACACGTAAAGAGAACACGTTCTCCATTCTCTGTAGCTATCCATTCAGAAGAGAATGGAGGTAAGACACATGTATAA
- a CDS encoding ExeA family protein gives MYKSFYSLARTPFSKELGSSEAFQSEDYQGAIQGLQYLQKSKGIGLLIGDPGVGKTFTLRMFTESLNPSLYHVVYFPLSTGGVMDFYRGLIYGLGEEPKFRKVDLFRQIQQGIERMAVERKMTPVFILDEMHMAKDAFLQDIALLFNFQMDSKTPFILILSGLPHLKTRLQLQHNRPLAQRLIMKYEIHALSKDEVVTYIAHHMTLAGAKMPIFNENAIEAIALRSQGWPRAINTLTINSLLFGAQLKKEVIDEEVVQLAIEDGSLS, from the coding sequence ATGTATAAATCATTTTACTCCTTAGCACGCACTCCATTTTCAAAGGAATTGGGATCGTCAGAAGCTTTCCAGTCTGAGGATTATCAGGGTGCTATACAAGGACTACAGTATTTACAGAAATCAAAAGGAATCGGTCTCTTGATAGGCGATCCAGGTGTTGGCAAGACATTCACCCTCAGAATGTTCACAGAATCACTGAATCCGTCCTTGTATCATGTCGTCTATTTCCCCCTGTCTACCGGAGGCGTCATGGATTTCTATCGGGGTCTCATCTACGGTCTTGGAGAAGAGCCTAAATTTAGGAAGGTGGATCTTTTTCGGCAAATCCAACAAGGTATCGAAAGAATGGCTGTCGAAAGGAAGATGACTCCTGTTTTCATCCTGGACGAGATGCATATGGCAAAGGATGCTTTTCTTCAAGATATTGCGCTCCTGTTTAACTTTCAAATGGATTCCAAGACGCCATTCATCTTAATTTTATCTGGATTACCTCACCTAAAAACGCGCTTACAATTACAGCATAATCGTCCGCTAGCGCAGCGTCTTATTATGAAATACGAAATTCATGCCCTTTCAAAGGACGAAGTCGTTACCTATATCGCTCATCACATGACATTAGCAGGAGCTAAAATGCCAATCTTTAATGAAAATGCGATAGAAGCCATTGCCTTGCGTTCACAAGGATGGCCGAGGGCCATCAACACATTAACCATTAACAGCTTATTATTTGGAGCCCAATTGAAAAAGGAAGTCATTGATGAGGAAGTTGTTCAGTTAGCCATTGAGGATGGTAGCTTATCATGA
- a CDS encoding DUF5348 domain-containing protein — translation MKRGILVYDHSIEEWRLWIGHTRYWIQQGYSFEVKIDQYYFTAFLEKDNDWLVTLNGDVVFTLHEHEIYKVRVQKEDYIPVDAPF, via the coding sequence ATGAAACGAGGGATATTGGTCTATGATCACTCTATTGAAGAATGGCGCCTATGGATAGGACACACACGCTACTGGATCCAGCAGGGCTATTCATTCGAAGTCAAGATTGATCAGTATTATTTCACTGCATTTCTAGAAAAAGATAATGATTGGTTGGTAACTTTAAATGGGGACGTTGTGTTCACGCTTCATGAACACGAGATTTATAAAGTACGCGTTCAAAAAGAAGATTATATTCCAGTAGATGCCCCTTTCTAA
- a CDS encoding zinc ribbon domain-containing protein encodes MKTCPKCGHTQSEGNFCGKCGTAMISNTTNNEPTEAAATQPDPAQYYQQAPQPEAAPAQPNEQIEKLKSESKLFLSFLLQQVKSPSAHLQQVNSGLKNSLLSIGLYILLTALAIYSIIRSLFGAAYGIYEGPSIITIVFYLALFSLLVLAVNLTSVYVTSKLFSENQTFSEIIRKIGGYFALPIALSAVSILLALISSYTVSGIILYIGIILAFGTVPTYVMIKLLAHQTKSIDGFYAFLFYIAFTAILGFLISLLIMDSAIGELIGYMGMDF; translated from the coding sequence ATGAAAACTTGTCCAAAATGCGGGCACACTCAGTCAGAGGGAAACTTCTGCGGAAAGTGCGGTACCGCAATGATTAGCAACACAACGAACAATGAACCTACTGAAGCGGCTGCAACTCAACCCGATCCTGCCCAGTATTATCAACAAGCACCGCAGCCAGAAGCAGCACCTGCCCAACCGAACGAACAAATTGAAAAGCTGAAGAGTGAATCCAAATTATTTTTGAGTTTCCTTCTGCAGCAAGTCAAATCACCTTCTGCTCATCTCCAACAAGTGAATTCGGGATTGAAGAATAGCTTATTGAGCATCGGTCTTTACATCCTGCTCACGGCACTCGCAATCTACTCAATCATTCGTTCACTTTTCGGAGCCGCATACGGAATCTATGAAGGACCTTCTATCATAACAATCGTATTTTACTTGGCCCTATTCTCGTTGCTGGTTTTGGCTGTAAACTTAACTTCTGTTTACGTGACCAGTAAGCTATTCTCGGAGAATCAAACATTCAGTGAGATCATCCGTAAAATCGGCGGGTACTTTGCACTTCCGATTGCACTTTCAGCAGTAAGTATTCTTCTTGCGCTCATTAGTTCTTACACGGTTTCAGGCATCATCCTGTACATCGGAATCATCCTGGCTTTCGGTACAGTACCCACGTATGTGATGATCAAACTGCTCGCACATCAAACCAAATCCATCGATGGATTTTATGCATTCCTATTCTATATTGCATTCACAGCAATCCTCGGTTTCCTGATCAGCCTGCTGATTATGGATTCCGCAATTGGTGAACTGATCGGCTATATGGGAATGGATTTCTGA
- a CDS encoding TcaA NTF2-like domain-containing protein, protein MKYCTECGKPNPEEADFCSNCGKTFQVNDAQQTAKPTSPPPVAAPVAQRSAVPPKKPMKKSSKIMLILAGIAAIGLISTHFILQNMYDPMKKIDSMNTAYNNQDHEAFFKQFNLKKGTIASADNFYALVSEYGWKDLRNELTYEAEKIKNKQPADMIYDTGEFISITKKPVILGLYQDVNFTILPTAVTVIPPLGNTTFHFGGKEITTAQAEESALIGQFIPGEYEWSFESTGGLMPLAGKGTYTLTPDESNRQQLDIDWDFTTLYLNSDLEDATVYINGTSTKKKVSELKEIYPAQLNKSIKIQAVSKDKDGKEVKSAEVPAVSEEIYLAFEHVQQEQQLSEEITEVEDFYKSFRSDYQDAIYYADFSFIEDYFKPGSQIRIDYAKFVSDHITIPGYAYEFLLNDVTSVTPQSSGSFELLSYEKFNYSSYKDPPLRYDRKKKYVISKVNGDYVIDAIIDLETKKTKY, encoded by the coding sequence ATGAAATATTGTACAGAATGCGGAAAACCGAACCCGGAAGAAGCGGACTTTTGCTCAAATTGCGGAAAGACGTTTCAAGTGAATGATGCACAGCAGACAGCCAAGCCCACTTCACCGCCACCTGTTGCAGCACCCGTCGCACAAAGGTCCGCAGTTCCACCGAAAAAGCCTATGAAGAAAAGTTCTAAAATCATGCTGATTCTAGCAGGCATTGCAGCTATCGGACTTATATCAACTCATTTCATTTTGCAAAACATGTACGATCCTATGAAGAAAATCGACAGCATGAATACCGCTTACAACAATCAGGATCATGAAGCATTCTTTAAGCAATTCAACCTGAAAAAGGGAACGATTGCGAGTGCCGATAATTTTTATGCACTAGTCAGTGAGTACGGCTGGAAAGATCTCCGAAACGAACTTACATACGAAGCAGAAAAGATTAAAAACAAACAGCCTGCGGACATGATCTACGATACGGGAGAATTCATCTCCATTACGAAGAAACCTGTAATCCTCGGACTCTATCAAGACGTGAATTTCACGATTTTGCCGACTGCTGTTACAGTTATACCGCCACTTGGAAATACAACCTTCCATTTCGGCGGTAAGGAAATCACGACAGCTCAAGCCGAGGAATCTGCCTTAATCGGTCAATTCATCCCTGGAGAATACGAATGGTCCTTCGAATCGACTGGCGGGCTTATGCCACTAGCAGGAAAAGGTACGTATACATTAACTCCGGATGAGTCAAATAGACAGCAACTGGATATCGATTGGGATTTCACTACACTCTATTTGAACTCCGACTTGGAAGATGCAACTGTCTACATTAATGGAACATCCACAAAGAAAAAAGTGAGTGAACTCAAGGAAATCTATCCTGCACAATTGAACAAGTCCATCAAAATACAGGCAGTCAGCAAAGACAAAGATGGTAAAGAAGTGAAATCCGCTGAAGTTCCTGCAGTCTCAGAAGAAATCTATCTTGCTTTCGAACATGTCCAGCAGGAACAGCAGCTTTCAGAAGAAATCACAGAGGTGGAAGATTTCTATAAAAGTTTCCGTTCCGATTACCAAGATGCCATCTATTATGCAGACTTCAGTTTTATTGAAGACTATTTCAAACCCGGTTCTCAAATCCGTATCGATTATGCGAAATTCGTATCGGATCATATTACCATTCCGGGCTATGCCTATGAATTCCTGTTGAATGACGTCACTTCAGTAACGCCGCAGTCTTCCGGTTCATTTGAACTCCTATCTTATGAGAAATTCAACTACAGTTCTTATAAAGACCCGCCACTGCGATACGATCGAAAGAAAAAGTATGTAATTTCCAAGGTGAATGGCGATTACGTAATAGACGCCATCATTGACTTGGAGACAAAAAAGACAAAATACTAA